A part of Miscanthus floridulus cultivar M001 chromosome 6, ASM1932011v1, whole genome shotgun sequence genomic DNA contains:
- the LOC136456364 gene encoding probable serine/threonine-protein kinase SIS8 isoform X1, producing MDETPSSSGQSEASSCEPNWWPPDLLEKIESASISRKQDVLGNLRSSSWKASQLLWSTGFYSGLIPNGFYSIIPDKKLKETFPTIPSLDDLQNLEADGLKADIIIVDIERDKKIFMLKQLSAALVKGLSSSPALVIKKIAGLVFDCFKRQNPDACPARGLIEDTHFFGNKGPQLLGQIRHGSCRPRAILFKVLADAVGLESKLVVGLPDDGAVGFVDSYKHMSVVVSLNSMELLVDLMRFPGQLIPFSAKAIFISHISAAGESDSAENDSCDSPLEPNSPLYGLSDKVEAEGIESSSNLSGRSLCNMMLRSRTFSEGKLSTSCSEPNIANAFWRRSQRRGVAEEPRGASSSPEHPLMRARGRSILGGEKQSFQEYTESGAASRSDGLEGTSTSNARRIRRRSISITPEIGDDIVRAVRAMNETLKQNRLQRDHVEGSCSYVTEDQSNANDCPNKDDASRGIGAIDSDSRNRTGSTQKAVSLPSSPHEYRGQVTPKNDDFISKEKMALAWNKVFQSSPFLNKPLLPFEEWNIDFSEITIGTRVGIGFFGEVFRGIWNGTDVAIKVFLEQDLTTENMEDFCNEIYILSRLRHPNVILFLGACITPPHLSMVTEYMEMGSLYYLIHMSGQKKKLSWRRRLKIIRDICRGLMCIHRMKIVHRDLKSANCLVNKHWTVKICDFGLSRVMIDSPMTDNSSAGTPEWMAPELIRNEPFTEKCDIFSLGVIMWELCTLSRPWEGISPVQVVYAVANEGSRLEIPEGPLGRLIADCWAEPENRPSCQEILTRLLDCEYTVS from the exons ATGGATGAAACACCATCTAGTTCTGGGCAATCCGAAGCTAGTTCATGTGAACCTAATTGGTGGCCACCAGACTTATTAGAGAAGATAGAGTCTGCTTCCATATCAAGGAAACAGGATGTTTTGGGTAATCTAAGGTCCTCATCCTGGAAGGCTTCTCAATTACTGTGGTCAACAGGATTTTATTCAGGGTTAATCCCTAATGGTTTCTATTCAATCATCCCG GATAAAAAGTTGAAGGAGACTTTCCCAACAATTCCATCACTAGACGACTTGCAAAATCTTGAAGCAGATGGGCTTAAGGCTGACATAATTATTGTAGACATTGAGAGGGATAAGAAGATTTTCATGTTGAAGCAGCTTAGTGCTGCACTTGTGAAAGGGTTAAGCTCTAGCCCAGCATTAGTGATAAAGAAAATAGCAGGTTTG GTTTTTGACTGCTTCAAGCGACAAAATCCTGATGCCTGTCCAGCAAGAGGCTTGATTGAAGATACCCATTTCTTTGGAAATAAAGGACCACAACTTCTAGGGCAGATAAGACATGGATCATGCCGACCCCGAGCTATTCTATTTAAAGTTCTTGCAGATGCCGTTGGCCTTGAGAGTAAACTTGTAGTT GGTCTACCTGATGACGGTGCTGTTGGATTTGTGGACTCTTACAAACATATGTCTGTGGTAGTTTCGCTAAACTCTATGGAACTGCTAGTGGATCTTATGCGATTTCCAGGCCAGTTGATTCCGTTTTCAGCTAAGGCTATCTTTATATCGCATATATCTGCTGCGGGGGAAAGTGACTCAGCTGAAAATGACTCCTGTGATTCTCCCCTTGAGCCCAACAGCCCTCTTTATGGATTGTCTGATAAAGTTGAAGCTGAAGG AATTGAATCTTCATCAAATCTATCTGGACGATCACTGTGTAATATGATGTTGAGATCAAGGACATTTTCTGAAGGGAAATTAAG CACGTCATGTAGTGAACCAAATATAGCAAATGCCTTTTGGAGGCGCAGCCAAAGGAGAGGAGTTGCCGAGGAACCCCGTGGTGCTAGTTCCAG TCCTGAGCATCCATTAATGAGAGCAAGGGGAAGATCTATACTTGGTGGTGAGAAGCAATCATTTCAAGAATACACAGAATCTGGAGCTGCTTCAAG ATCAGATGGTCTTGAGGGCACTTCAACTTCTAATGCTCGAAGAATAAGGCGAAGAAGCATTAGCATCACCCCTGAGATTGGAGATGACATTGTGAG GGCAGTTCGGGCTATGAACGAAACACTAAAGCAAAATCGCCTCCAAAGGGATCATGTCGAAGGTTCATGCTCATATGTTACGGAAGACCAAAGCAACGCCAATGACTGCCCAAATAAA GATGATGCATCTCGGGGAATTGGTGCTATTGACAGTGACTCAAGAAACCGAACTGGTTCTACTCAGAAGGCCGTGTCATTACCTTCTTCGCCTCATGAATATAGGGGTCAAGTTACCCCCAAAAATGATGATTTTATAAGTAAAGAGAAGATGGCATTGGCATGGAACAAAGTTTTCCAGAGCTCCCCATTTCTTAATAAACCTTTGCTGCCGTTTGAGGAATGGAACATAGATTTCTCCGAGATAACAATTGGCACGCGGGTTGGAATAG GATTCTTTGGAGAAGTTTTCCGTGGTATATGGAATGGAACTGATGTTGCCATCAAAGTGTTTCTAGAACAGGATCTGACAACTGAAAACATGGAAGATTTTTGCAACGAGATATACATCCTGAG CCGGTTACGACACCCAAATG TTATATTGTTTCTTGGTGCATGCATTACACCTCCACACTTGTCAATGGTTACTGAATATATGGAAATGGGATCACTGTACTATCTCATCCATATGAGTGGTCAGAAAAAGAAACTTAGTTGGCGTAGGAGGTTGAAAATTATCCGTGATATATGCAG GGGATTGATGTGCATACACCGCATGAAGATAGTTCACAGGGATCTCAAAAGTGCAAACTGcctggtgaacaagcattggactgTCAAGATCTGTGACTTTGGTCTATCTCGAGTGATGATTGATAGTCCTATGACTGATAATTCCTCTGCTGGCACCCCAGAATGGATGGCCCCTGAGCTTATACGGAATGAACCTTTTACAGAGAAATGTGATATATTCAGCCTTGGTGTTATCATGTGGGAGCTGTGCACATTGAGTCGCCCATGGGAAGGCATCTCCCCAGTTCAA GTGGTGTACGCAGTTGCTAATGAAGGGTCACGGCTTGAGATTCCTGAAGGACCTCTCGGCAGGTTAATTGCAG ATTGCTGGGCAGAGCCTGAGAATCGGCCGAGCTGCCAGGAGATCCTAACCCGTTTGCTGGACTGCGAATACACTGTCAGCTGA
- the LOC136456364 gene encoding probable serine/threonine-protein kinase SIS8 isoform X2, which translates to MDETPSSSGQSEASSCEPNWWPPDLLEKIESASISRKQDVLGNLRSSSWKASQLLWSTGFYSGLIPNGFYSIIPDKKLKETFPTIPSLDDLQNLEADGLKADIIIVDIERDKKIFMLKQLSAALVKGLSSSPALVIKKIAGLVFDCFKRQNPDACPARGLIEDTHFFGNKGPQLLGQIRHGSCRPRAILFKVLADAVGLESKLVVGLPDDGAVGFVDSYKHMSVVVSLNSMELLVDLMRFPGQLIPFSAKAIFISHISAAGESDSAENDSCDSPLEPNSPLYGLSDKVEAEGIESSSNLSGRSLCNMMLRSRTFSEGKLSPEHPLMRARGRSILGGEKQSFQEYTESGAASRSDGLEGTSTSNARRIRRRSISITPEIGDDIVRAVRAMNETLKQNRLQRDHVEGSCSYVTEDQSNANDCPNKDDASRGIGAIDSDSRNRTGSTQKAVSLPSSPHEYRGQVTPKNDDFISKEKMALAWNKVFQSSPFLNKPLLPFEEWNIDFSEITIGTRVGIGFFGEVFRGIWNGTDVAIKVFLEQDLTTENMEDFCNEIYILSRLRHPNVILFLGACITPPHLSMVTEYMEMGSLYYLIHMSGQKKKLSWRRRLKIIRDICRGLMCIHRMKIVHRDLKSANCLVNKHWTVKICDFGLSRVMIDSPMTDNSSAGTPEWMAPELIRNEPFTEKCDIFSLGVIMWELCTLSRPWEGISPVQVVYAVANEGSRLEIPEGPLGRLIADCWAEPENRPSCQEILTRLLDCEYTVS; encoded by the exons ATGGATGAAACACCATCTAGTTCTGGGCAATCCGAAGCTAGTTCATGTGAACCTAATTGGTGGCCACCAGACTTATTAGAGAAGATAGAGTCTGCTTCCATATCAAGGAAACAGGATGTTTTGGGTAATCTAAGGTCCTCATCCTGGAAGGCTTCTCAATTACTGTGGTCAACAGGATTTTATTCAGGGTTAATCCCTAATGGTTTCTATTCAATCATCCCG GATAAAAAGTTGAAGGAGACTTTCCCAACAATTCCATCACTAGACGACTTGCAAAATCTTGAAGCAGATGGGCTTAAGGCTGACATAATTATTGTAGACATTGAGAGGGATAAGAAGATTTTCATGTTGAAGCAGCTTAGTGCTGCACTTGTGAAAGGGTTAAGCTCTAGCCCAGCATTAGTGATAAAGAAAATAGCAGGTTTG GTTTTTGACTGCTTCAAGCGACAAAATCCTGATGCCTGTCCAGCAAGAGGCTTGATTGAAGATACCCATTTCTTTGGAAATAAAGGACCACAACTTCTAGGGCAGATAAGACATGGATCATGCCGACCCCGAGCTATTCTATTTAAAGTTCTTGCAGATGCCGTTGGCCTTGAGAGTAAACTTGTAGTT GGTCTACCTGATGACGGTGCTGTTGGATTTGTGGACTCTTACAAACATATGTCTGTGGTAGTTTCGCTAAACTCTATGGAACTGCTAGTGGATCTTATGCGATTTCCAGGCCAGTTGATTCCGTTTTCAGCTAAGGCTATCTTTATATCGCATATATCTGCTGCGGGGGAAAGTGACTCAGCTGAAAATGACTCCTGTGATTCTCCCCTTGAGCCCAACAGCCCTCTTTATGGATTGTCTGATAAAGTTGAAGCTGAAGG AATTGAATCTTCATCAAATCTATCTGGACGATCACTGTGTAATATGATGTTGAGATCAAGGACATTTTCTGAAGGGAAATTAAG TCCTGAGCATCCATTAATGAGAGCAAGGGGAAGATCTATACTTGGTGGTGAGAAGCAATCATTTCAAGAATACACAGAATCTGGAGCTGCTTCAAG ATCAGATGGTCTTGAGGGCACTTCAACTTCTAATGCTCGAAGAATAAGGCGAAGAAGCATTAGCATCACCCCTGAGATTGGAGATGACATTGTGAG GGCAGTTCGGGCTATGAACGAAACACTAAAGCAAAATCGCCTCCAAAGGGATCATGTCGAAGGTTCATGCTCATATGTTACGGAAGACCAAAGCAACGCCAATGACTGCCCAAATAAA GATGATGCATCTCGGGGAATTGGTGCTATTGACAGTGACTCAAGAAACCGAACTGGTTCTACTCAGAAGGCCGTGTCATTACCTTCTTCGCCTCATGAATATAGGGGTCAAGTTACCCCCAAAAATGATGATTTTATAAGTAAAGAGAAGATGGCATTGGCATGGAACAAAGTTTTCCAGAGCTCCCCATTTCTTAATAAACCTTTGCTGCCGTTTGAGGAATGGAACATAGATTTCTCCGAGATAACAATTGGCACGCGGGTTGGAATAG GATTCTTTGGAGAAGTTTTCCGTGGTATATGGAATGGAACTGATGTTGCCATCAAAGTGTTTCTAGAACAGGATCTGACAACTGAAAACATGGAAGATTTTTGCAACGAGATATACATCCTGAG CCGGTTACGACACCCAAATG TTATATTGTTTCTTGGTGCATGCATTACACCTCCACACTTGTCAATGGTTACTGAATATATGGAAATGGGATCACTGTACTATCTCATCCATATGAGTGGTCAGAAAAAGAAACTTAGTTGGCGTAGGAGGTTGAAAATTATCCGTGATATATGCAG GGGATTGATGTGCATACACCGCATGAAGATAGTTCACAGGGATCTCAAAAGTGCAAACTGcctggtgaacaagcattggactgTCAAGATCTGTGACTTTGGTCTATCTCGAGTGATGATTGATAGTCCTATGACTGATAATTCCTCTGCTGGCACCCCAGAATGGATGGCCCCTGAGCTTATACGGAATGAACCTTTTACAGAGAAATGTGATATATTCAGCCTTGGTGTTATCATGTGGGAGCTGTGCACATTGAGTCGCCCATGGGAAGGCATCTCCCCAGTTCAA GTGGTGTACGCAGTTGCTAATGAAGGGTCACGGCTTGAGATTCCTGAAGGACCTCTCGGCAGGTTAATTGCAG ATTGCTGGGCAGAGCCTGAGAATCGGCCGAGCTGCCAGGAGATCCTAACCCGTTTGCTGGACTGCGAATACACTGTCAGCTGA
- the LOC136458695 gene encoding uncharacterized protein — protein MRTRLLYYTSLGMEVQVVDLSSDSEGEVSAHSSDHKRPSRQPAPDPNRGGGDTGSSAMDILFEQAAAGAAWGDALKKGKEKVVEGESAGPPKHHVELLGAAGRVLGAGSDPWSAVVSKCKAWDGGNNGAGCWGSWGDRGDQLTNSPPMPGLRSERKGFHETSSDKWKGILGASPADPVNSLCSSWDTDMKDNEDEGSAAAREISSCDDFLMEDSSSSWLSKIKGLHFPLPDEHQLRTRQIENDEAFARRLQEQLNQEQPGSQHSEAVDTTIAWTLHEQDAEHARFAAREGQSSSSQRDRSMAHLYSYGRHSPVQGFASWASNRTPIPMPSRRGLQRNSNCPQAEQRNMLISQLTKGCFGEDMDLEMRMAVLDSLSEAFRNCEDTLSPDSDNDDYEDRIAFDVDIQYRGASDDQINSLPLSLVEGENCSDEPCNICLDCPAAGDSIRHLPCLHKFHKKCIDRWLGMRTWCPICKSNVFSQ, from the exons ATGCGGACTCGTCTCCTGTATTATACCTCGTTG GGGATGGAGGTGCAGGTGGTGGATTTGTCTTCCGACTCCGAGGGCGAGGTGTCGGCGCACTCGTCCGATCACAAGCGCCCCTCTCGGCAGCCGGCTCCAGACCCCAATCGCGGGGGTGGCGACACTGGTTCCAGCGCCATGGACATCCTCTTCGAGCAAGCGGCCGCGGGCGCGGCGTGGGGTGACGCGCTGAAGAAAGGGAAGGAGAAGGTCGTCGAGGGGGAGAGCGCGGGGCCTCCAAAGCACCATGTAGAATTGCTCGGTGCTGCTGGCCGCGTCCTGGGAGCTGGGAGTGATCCGTGGAGCGCAGTGGTGAGCAAGTGCAAGGCTTGGGACGGTGGGAATAACGGAGCTGGGTGTTGGGGTAGTTGGGGTGACCGGGGTGATCAGCTTACTAACTCGCCCCCCATGCCGGGTCTACGGTCAGAGAGGAAGGGGTTTCATGAGACATCCAGTGACAAGTGGAAGGGTATTCTTGGTGCAAGCCCTGCTGATCCTGTCAACTCACTGTGTAGCTCCTGGGATACTGACATGAAAGATAATGAGGATGAAGGATCTGCGGCTGCTCGTGAAATTTCTAGCTGTGATGATTTTCTTATGGAAGATAGTAGCTCGTCATGGCTGTCGAAGATCAAAGGGCTGCACTTCCCACTTCCTGATGAGCATCAGTTGAGAACCAGGCAGATTGAGAATGATGAGGCGTTTGCCCGCAGACTTCAAGAGCAGCTCAATCAGGAACAGCCAGGCTCTCAGCATTCCGAAGCG GTTGATACAACAATAGCCTGGACATTACATGAGCAAGATGCTGAGCATGCCAGATTTGCTGCAAGAGAAGGCCAGTCTAGTTCT AGCCAGAGGGACAGATCAATGGCACACCTATATTCTTATGGACGTCACTCACCCGTTCAAGGTTTTGCTTCTTGGGCATCCAACCGTACTCCAATTCCAATGCCAAGCAGAAGAGGTTTGCAAAGAAACTCCAACTGCCCTCAAGCGGAGCAACGCAAT ATGCTTATCTCTCAGTTAACCAAGGGATGCTTCGGAGAAGACATGGACCTAGAAATG AGAATGGCTGTACTGGACTCGCTTTCTGAAGCATTTAGGAACTGCGAGGACACACTTTCTCCAGATTCTGACAA TGATGATTATGAGGACCGCATAGCATTTGATGTCGACATCCAATACAGAGGTGCTTCTGATGATCAAATAAACAGCCTGCCACTATCACTAGTTGAG GGTGAAAATTGTTCGGATGAACCCTGTAACATATGTTTGGATTGCCCTGCTGCTGGTGATTCCATCCGGCATTTGCCATGCTTGCACAAGTTTCACAAAAAG TGCATTGACAGGTGGCTCGGGATGAGGACGTGGTGTCCGATTTGCAAGTCAAATGTATTCTCCCAGTAG
- the LOC136456365 gene encoding trihelix transcription factor ENAP2-like, translated as MDGKLPPPNPNLPYREDCWSEGETAALVDAWGSRYLDLNRGSLRQPQWREVADAVNSRPGASARRRPPRTDIQCKNRVDTLKKKYKAERVRGGPSPWAFYGQLDLLVGPTLTGSKKPSPPRAALPVFRRRQTPPRSPSPQSPPPLPMALPLHNYRRGSDLPSANLIHKAAAAAAAAAESDSEDGYNNNDYDDDEGSQQSPSRSVSSRSGGGAAAPAVGSKRKMSSGSGGFGELARAIETFTDMYERMEAAKQRHAEKMERQRIKFLKDLELKRMQAFVDMQLQLARAKHARKGDASSEMLMSLAALPFLSSPAYL; from the coding sequence atggACGGGAAGTTGCCGCCGCCCAACCCGAACCTGCCGTACCGGGAGGACTGCTGGAGCGAGGGCGAGACGGCCGCGCTCGTCGACGCCTGGGGCTCGCGCTACCTCGACCTCAACCGCGGGAGCCTCCGCCAGCCGCAGTGGCGGGAGGTCGCCGACGCCGTCAACTCCCGCCCCGGGGCCtccgcgcgccgccgcccgccgcgcaCCGACATCCAGTGCAAGAACCGCGTCGACACgctcaagaagaagtacaaggccGAGCGCGTGCGCGGCGGGCCATCGCCATGGGCCTTCTACGGCCAGCTCGACCTCCTCGTCGGGCCCACGCTCACCGGCAGCAAGAAGCCGTCCCCGCCGCGCGCCGCGCTGCCCGTCTTCAGGAGGCGCCAGACGCCGCCGCGCTCCCCGTCGCCGcaatcgccgccgccgctccccatGGCGCTCCCGCTGCATAATTACCGCCGTGGCTCTGACCTCCCCTCCGCAAACCTCATCCAtaaggcggcggccgccgccgctgctgccgcggAGTCCGACTCGGAAGATGGCTACAACAACAACGACTATGACGATGACGAAGGCTCTCAGCAGTCGCCGTCGCGTTCTGTATCTTCTCGCTCCGGTGGTGGTGCTGCCGCTCCTGCTGTTGGCAGCAAGAGGAAGATGAGCAGCGGGAGTGGTGGATTCGGGGAGCTAGCGAGGGCAATTGAGACCTTCACGGATATGTACGAGCGCATGGAAGCTGCTAAGCAGCGGCACGCTGAGAAGATGGAGAGGCAGCGAATCAAGTTCCTCAAGGATCTGGAGCTGAAGCGGATGCAGGCTTTTGTGGACATGCAGCTGCAGCTTGCGAGGGCAAAGCACGCCAGGAAGGGTGATGCTTCCTCAGAGATGCTCATGTCTCTCGCTGCACTGCCATTCCTCAGCAGCCCTGCTTACCTTTAA